In Nicotiana tabacum cultivar K326 chromosome 10, ASM71507v2, whole genome shotgun sequence, the DNA window tagAATAGATTATTGCCAAGCGTCAAACCCGATTGAGGAAGAAGTTATTATCGTCGACTTCCTAAACTTTCGTTTTAATTTGGTCGTTTGTTTGCCTCACAGAGACGTTTCGTATAACAATTTTACATGGGAAACCACAGCACCTATTGAATGTCCGCGTGGAAGTGTGTAAGTTATCTGATAAAATTGGTTATTTTTCATCTGGCTTATTTGTCTGCAGTAGTTTCTAACAGTAAAACAATTTATCCAGAAACTTGGTGGAGAGCTACTCTGCGTTGGGACAAGAATCGTAAGACCAATGTGCCTATGTCTCATTTATCTGTTGCAGTGATCCTTCAGAGGAAACTATTGTTTTCTCGAGTTTTCCTATAACATTTGATATATGATATAGAACTTTTCTAAGCACACTAACGACTTTTTGTTTTGTCTTCTGTATAGCAGAAACAAAGTTCATCCTTGCCTGAAGCATGATTTCCCTTGTTCGGAACCAACAAATAAGCGTAAGTAGAGTTTTACGAGTTCATTTCCTGATTGATAGCAGAACAAAACCTTTGTCTCCTGTCAGATAAATAGGTGGACTTGTAGTATGAGGTCAGCTGTTGGTAGAAAATATAAAAGTGAAACAACATTGACATTTATGAGTTTTACACAAGTTTGACTAGTAGGCTGAAGGGAGGCAAGCTTATGGCTGTTGGATCAATAGAGAAGTATcttcttttgtgaattgaaaaaGATCTATGTATAATAACTTTCCATTTGCTTACAATTTATCTACTTAGGCGTGTGAAAAAACAAGGGAACTAATCATAGCGTTATCCAgttacataaattcaggaattcTAATACTGAGAATCCAATAACCGTATTACTGTCTTCTGATCTGTCCATATGATTTTCTGCTGATCTTCCATTAAGAATTCCATTGTTTACTGGTGAGCAGAAGAGTATTCTTTGTACATCAATTGTGGAGGCAAGGAAGTATCAATCAAGAATGGTACAAGCCGCAAAACATATGAAGCTGATTTAGAAGCCAGAGGTGCTTCTATGTATTATTCAAGACATAACTGGGCATTTAGCAGCAcaggaaatttcatggataatGACGTTGATTCTGATGTCTATATCGACACCAATGTCTCTGCCCTGCTTAATGTCAAGGCTCCAGAAGTTGAACTATACAAAACTGCACGTGCATCTCCCCTCTCCCTCACATATTATGGACAGTGTCTAATGAATGGAAACTATACTGTCAAGCTCCATTTTGCGGAGATAATATTCACAAATGATACTTCATTCAACAGTCTTGGAGAGCGGATATTTGATGTCTACTTGCAGGTAAATTTCATAGACAGGAGGGAAATGAAATGAGTATGAATTTCATGTTTGCTGCTACCAGAGTATTTATTTTGTCTTCTTGAGACAGGAAAAATTGGTGTTGAAGGATTTTAACATTGCAAAAGAAGCTGGTGGGCCGGCTAAGCCCATTGTGAAGACTTTCAGTGCAGCTGTGACAAGCCACACGCTGAAGATCCATTTTTACTGGGCAGGAAAGGGGACTACAGGAATTCCCGTTAGAGGGGTTTATGGTCCTCTAATTTCAGCTATATCAGTGGATCCTAGTATGTACCCTTACTCTCTTCATGTTTACAGTTATCTTGCTCACAGTTGCATATACGAATCCTATTTACTGAATGCCATAGGGGGCATATATCAAGGCTTATAAAAGGTTTTAAGGCTGTTTTGAATGGAATAACCAATTCACACACGGGTAAAATTTCATCTTGTTATGTGCTTTTTTATTAGAAAGCATAAAGCTTATCATTTTAAGGGTCTGTAACCATCTAATTGTCATACTGCTACTTTTTACTGAGGCATAAGTATTTACGCTGGAACCTAAAAGGGTTGTCTTATACCCTTAATTTGCATGATGCATTTACAATGAGGGGGCCTCTTATACGTCCCCAATTCAGTTCCTTAATCTTGTTTGGTAGTGGAAGCATCCGGATTTATACTATGATTTACTAGAAAAATGTTTCAAATTGCATATGCAAGTCAGACTGGCTTGCAAAAATCGTCAAAGTTCTGGAGATGTCACATTCTTTTTCCTTCTCCATGCAGATTTTACACCTCCTTTGCCTGCCACTCAACGGAGTAAAATTCATGTTGGCATATTGGCCGGGGCAATAGCTGGATCGCTGTTTCTTTTCCTTCTGATCATTGGTATCTTGTATAAGACAGGCTGTCTTGGAGAAAAAGTATCTGCTGATAAAGGTAAATAACtattggaattttactttgaaatttCTATCATAATATCAATTACATCCCGTTTTATTTGACCTTCCTATTGTAGGGTCAACAAAAATATTCTTTAACCTTCTCTGTACCAGGAATGTCATTCATATTAAATCATTTGATTACAACCTTCTTTTATAGACTGTTAACCTACCGCAACTCTACTCCATTATCCTCCTTTGATAATTTGACCATAATCCTGTTAACTTTGTTTATCAAATCATTCTGAGTTCAGTGGTTGTTTATCTTGTGtccagatactttcaaaatacaATTGACTGTTACATTCTTGGGTACACAACCAAAATAAATATGGATATGTGATGGCTAGATAGCCAGACATGCACCCACTGGCACATACAACAAAGAATATAATGCTTTTGTACAATATTTTAAGTTAAATACTGAGCTAGATGAATACGTTCTAGCTATTATTTTACTTCTTACCAAAGTATATCACCTTAAATACGTGAAGTTATACTTTACATTCTTTTGACTCGTTCATCTCATCAACCAATTTAGGCTTTCAAAATCATTAATGGTCTGAAGAACTTGACCAGGTCCTATATGAACCTCGAAAGAAATATAGTAGTGTTATAGCCATTACCTCCCACTGAGATACTTTTCCTCTTGAACAGAACTTCAAGGACTGGATCTACAAGCTGGACTATTTACTCTCAGACAGATTAAAGCCGCGACAAAGAATTTTGACCCAGCAAACAAGATAGGGGAAGGTGGTTTCGGTTCAGTTTATAAGGTAATCATCTTTCCCAGAACATATTAGATCACCATATATAACTATAAATATCAGCATCATAATGGCATAGTGAACATGCCTCTTAGAAGAGAAAATGAAAGCCTAAAAGTCTATAATTCCAGAGACCTTCAATGGATGTGTAAACTTTTTCTGTAATAGGAGTCTTCACACTTCTATCACCATATATATTGCTATAGCCAAGTCACGTGGAATTTACTGATCATTTTCCTTCAATAGAGATGCAGATTTCTTGTTGTTATGAGTAAAATATGTGGGGTTCATTTCAATCAAGGTGTACTATCTCCAGTAACTTAGCATGTCACAGCTTATTGTCAATTTGTCATCTTGCCAGCTTAAGTTGACCATAAGCTGCTCAACTGTGAACTGCATTTTGAATCATGATTCTTTTATACAGGGTCTATTATCTGATGGAACATTAATAGCAGTGAAGCAACTTTCTTCAAAGTCAAAACAAGGAACTAGAGAATTTTTGAATGAAGTAGGTATGATATCTGCAGTACAGCATCCGAATCTCGTAAAGCTTTATGGATGTTGCATTCAAGGAAATCAATTATTATTAGTGTACGAGTACATGGAAAATAACTGTGTATCTCGTGCTCTTTTTGGTAAATACTTCCATCCTGTGATCACCCAAAATATGTCTGCTGCTTATGCACTTGACATTGTTTATCTTACTGAGCTGATCTattcttgcttttcttttcttttcttttcttttatctttctcgtACATTAGGCAAAGGACCAATCTGCAAAATGAAATTAGACTGGCCGACACGAAGGAAAATTTGCCTAGGAATTGCAAGAGGTTTAGCGTACCTTCATGAGGAGTCAAGCATGAAGATAGTCCACAGAGATATCAAGACCAGTAATATTTTGCTTGACAAGGACTTCAAtcctaaaatatcagattttggcttGGCGAAGCTCCATGAGGATGATAATACCCATATTAGTACACGGATTGCAGGAACTGTGTAAGTATGATGAAACTAGTTCCTCTTGTTCCAATACCATTAGAACGATCTTTGGTTGATACGTACTTAGAGAAAATGGTTTGACATTTAATCCTCTCATGTATTTTGAAACAATCATGGTACTGTTCTCATCACACAGCAATTTTGCAGGTATAATCTGCTAAAAAGTAAACAAGCCAAGAACTTCTTACTTACCTAGAGAAATATAGCTTTTTCCAGATATTAAACAGCCATTATAGAGTAGTAATATAAAACTTTATTTATCAGTGTAAATCCACCTCTCTTTCCCTACCATGTAACTCCTTGGTTTACTAATTATTAGCGCCATGACATCTCACTTAGTTTAATCATAATTTCCTATTTTGGAATTCAAAAGAGCTATTAGTGAACCAGATATCTTATTGCTACTTCAAATCTTAAGAAATGTGGAGGTTGCTTAAGTCAGAAAACTCTTTAAATTAGCAAGTAACTGTATTAATGGCGAGGAACCCAAGATCTGATATGTTGGAACTTCTTCGGTTATTTGATGATACAGGGGTTACATGGCTCCAGAATATGCAATGCGCGGCTACTTAACTAGTAAAGCAGATATTTACAGCTATGGAGTTGTTGCATTGGAGATTGTTAGTGGGAAAAGCAATACAAATTATAGGCCAGCGGAAGATTGTGTTTATCTTCTTGACTGGGTAACTGTTTTTTCCCTCTTAAGATTGAGTATTTTTTGCTTCCATCATCCTTAAGGACATCCCCTTCTACTTTCATGTTAAACCAGAACATGTTAATTAAAACTGAGTAATGACATATTATTATTGTTCCCTACATCAACTTGAACGTTCAGACTCAAAAGAACTTCTCAAAATTTGCTTAGCATGTCATATTTTCCCAGTACATTAACTGTTATATATTTTGATCTATTTGGGTTAGGCTTATGTTATGCAAGAGCGCGGAAGTATATTGGAATTGGTTGATCCAGACTTAGGTTCCAACTACTCAGCACAAGAAGCAATGGTGGTACTAAATGTTGCACTTTCATGCACTAATGCATCTCCAACACTTAGACCAACAATGTCTCAAGTGGTAAGCATGCTTGAAGGCCAAACTCTCGTTCAAGATGTCCTTTCTGATCCAGGGATTTCAACAACCGGTTCAGGATTCAGATCGATGAGAAGTCACTTCTGGCAGACTCAAAGCCTGTCAACTGATGGTACGCGTACTGATTCCACTGTCTCAATTGGAGATGGAGAAGAAACTGTTATACTTCAAAGAGTTGAATCTTCTGTACTATCCAATAAGTAAACAAAATGTCCGCTAACACATGTAAGTGTACATATGAACATTTAAATGTAGAATGAATCATAACTTTATCCAAAGAGCTGCAGCTTGAATTTTCATACCAGTCTTAAACAACTACTAATAGAATCTTTACTAAACTGAAGGGGCCTCCAAAAGCaacatattaaaaaaaatggcATTATGTCATGGTAATGAACATAATTCAAAAAACTAAAGAGGCCTTTATTTAGATCAAAGTGTTAACGAAAATCGTACAACAAATAGGAAaacaaatttatttgaattgcgAAACGAATTGATGAAATGAGTTGAACATCTAATCTAAACCTTACTGAAGTGACATATAAAGCAGCTCTTTATCTTTTGTAAGATAGAAAGCTGAATCACTAAGAAAGGAATTCATAAGATATATTATTCCTGTTTTGAAATTCCAAAAAGAATATGTTGGATATGGTTTACTAATTTGAAGATTAAATATTGCATGATTATTGGCAAAGGACCTTATGATAGGTTCACCCCTGTAATATGAGACGGGCCGCTTACAACTACCAAGTACCAACCTCATCCTAATAATTGcctatgataattttggacatcATCATTTAtagttctatttttttttctttttttgatacgTTAGGAAATactaaatagaaatatcaaaatcTCATGTAAGTTACATTGCTTAAATCTACCAGAAACAAAAACTCCACCTCTTTTTTCGCCTCTTCTCATACTAGTAGATCTTCTTTATGTCTGTGATCTTCATTTGCGAGAAAGTCAGTATATTTGGTTGTCTCTCTCTTGATGTGTATGATATTTTTCTTGTTGGCTTCAAACCCATTGTATCTGCAATCTAGCCCTAAGATCATGATATTGTATGTCATCTTCTTTGATAAGCTTAACAACAAATAGATAGTCCTTTTTCACTCCTTCAAATGAGTTAAGTGGCTTACTAATCAGTTATAACTTGGATGTCCCTTTTTTTCCACTTGTGTCCAACACTCTCCATGTCGCCGATACCATATAGACAACCAACTACATCTACAATATCAATTGAAAGAAAgtcattttataattatattggTATAACGAAAATGTAGCAACAAACATTGATCGTAATCAGTATACCTGATAACACGGTGTATGTTCAACCTTGAGACGATCATTTCTGGTTTTATAAATTGAAATCCATTCATAGGAATATTAACAATATCTTCTCGCTGTTTCTGGAGCGCATTTTTTCAGGAAGAAAGAAATTTTAACAGTACTTGTCACTGCGCTAACTTGGTTCGACTTTTCAGTGAGTACTTTATGTTACCTGTTGCTCATCCTTTTGCTGGATAAATTGCTATTTGATGCAATGATGGACTGATGTATTGGATTCTCTATTTGTGTGCAACTCTCAACACTTGGAACTGTCATTTATTTACAATTAAATTGCGGAATGATCTTTGTTAAGATTGACCGAAAAAAAGATTAACAAATAGTACTACTTTAGTATAAATTGGTAACTATTAACGAACTTAGTCTGGTAAAGTTTCCGTGGAAAAATTGACGGAATACATTCTgataaaaatagcacgggctagccagttttcgaactggtaattgaaaaatagtcatcgtttgcaaagtcattgaaaaatagtggAAAATCCTAACATAATATacggagattggagcacctgtgttcTTCGATATGTTTTTTCATAGAAAAAAATTAGGAGCACTGATGAGCGGAATTTATTTGTAGTATAAGCAGGACCTTATAGTTTTTGATCAATCTGCCTCAGATGCAGTTTTAACTATCCGTTTTCGCTTGAAATCTCATGTACCTATCCTCGTTACCGAGCTAGCACAGTTATTTTATCTTGCTTGTAAACTTCCAAATCGTCAGCACAAAGCACAATGAATTTAATTATTCTATTCTCACTCGGAAAAGGCAACACTATCTCATGGTCTGCTGAGCTTACTTCTCTGCCCAGATTcacattaaagaaagaaaaat includes these proteins:
- the LOC107762637 gene encoding putative LRR receptor-like serine/threonine-protein kinase At1g07650 isoform X3 translates to MSMMLLKSAFSSSLLLVFFTVYCLAATNSKSKLHPAEVKALKEIAKKLGKRDWDFNKDPCSGEGNWSVAVTVKGLESSVACDCSFNNNSTCHVTSIALKAQNISANVPPEFAQLRHLKQLDLSRNYLNGSIPSQWASLRLLGLSVMGNHLSGPFPKVLTKIPTLRNLSIEGNRFSGSIPPEIGNLVHMEKLVLSSNEFTGALPPTLDKLTNLTDLRISDNNFTGKIPKFISNWTKIEKLHIQGCSLEGPIPSAISSLTSLIDLRISDLKSGKSGFPPLDNLESMKVLILRKCLIHGEIPEYIGDMKKLKTLDLSFNSLSGEIPSSFVHLSKVDFMYLTGNKLTGPVPGWILSRNKNVDVSYNNFTWETTAPIECPRGSVNLVESYSALGQESRNKVHPCLKHDFPCSEPTNKQEYSLYINCGGKEVSIKNGTSRKTYEADLEARGASMYYSRHNWAFSSTGNFMDNDVDSDVYIDTNVSALLNVKAPEVELYKTARASPLSLTYYGQCLMNGNYTVKLHFAEIIFTNDTSFNSLGERIFDVYLQEKLVLKDFNIAKEAGGPAKPIVKTFSAAVTSHTLKIHFYWAGKGTTGIPVRGVYGPLISAISVDPNFTPPLPATQRSKIHVGILAGAIAGSLFLFLLIIGILYKTGCLGEKVSADKELQGLDLQAGLFTLRQIKAATKNFDPANKIGEGGFGSVYKGLLSDGTLIAVKQLSSKSKQGTREFLNEVGKGPICKMKLDWPTRRKICLGIARGLAYLHEESSMKIVHRDIKTSNILLDKDFNPKISDFGLAKLHEDDNTHISTRIAGTVGYMAPEYAMRGYLTSKADIYSYGVVALEIVSGKSNTNYRPAEDCVYLLDWAYVMQERGSILELVDPDLGSNYSAQEAMVVLNVALSCTNASPTLRPTMSQVVSMLEGQTLVQDVLSDPGISTTGSGFRSMRSHFWQTQSLSTDGTRTDSTVSIGDGEETVILQRVESSVLSNK
- the LOC107762637 gene encoding putative LRR receptor-like serine/threonine-protein kinase At1g07650 isoform X4, with protein sequence MSMMLLKSAFSSSLLLVFFTVYCLAATNSKSKLHPAEVKALKEIAKKLGKRDWDFNKDPCSGEGNWSVAVTVKGLESSVACDCSFNNNSTCHVTSIALKAQNISANVPPEFAQLRHLKQLDLSRNYLNGSIPSQWASLRLLGLSVMGNHLSGPFPKVLTKIPTLRNLSIEGNRFSGSIPPEIGNLVHMEKLVLSSNEFTGALPPTLDKLTNLTDLRISDNNFTGKIPKFISNWTKIEKLHIQGCSLEGPIPSAISSLTSLIDLRISDLKSGKSGFPPLDNLESMKVLILRKCLIHGEIPEYIGDMKKLKTLDLSFNSLSGEIPSSFVHLSKVDFMYLTGNKLTGPVPGWILSRNKNVDVSYNNFTWETTAPIECPRGSVNLVESYSALGQESNKVHPCLKHDFPCSEPTNKQEYSLYINCGGKEVSIKNGTSRKTYEADLEARGASMYYSRHNWAFSSTGNFMDNDVDSDVYIDTNVSALLNVKAPEVELYKTARASPLSLTYYGQCLMNGNYTVKLHFAEIIFTNDTSFNSLGERIFDVYLQEKLVLKDFNIAKEAGGPAKPIVKTFSAAVTSHTLKIHFYWAGKGTTGIPVRGVYGPLISAISVDPNFTPPLPATQRSKIHVGILAGAIAGSLFLFLLIIGILYKTGCLGEKVSADKELQGLDLQAGLFTLRQIKAATKNFDPANKIGEGGFGSVYKGLLSDGTLIAVKQLSSKSKQGTREFLNEVGKGPICKMKLDWPTRRKICLGIARGLAYLHEESSMKIVHRDIKTSNILLDKDFNPKISDFGLAKLHEDDNTHISTRIAGTVGYMAPEYAMRGYLTSKADIYSYGVVALEIVSGKSNTNYRPAEDCVYLLDWAYVMQERGSILELVDPDLGSNYSAQEAMVVLNVALSCTNASPTLRPTMSQVVSMLEGQTLVQDVLSDPGISTTGSGFRSMRSHFWQTQSLSTDGTRTDSTVSIGDGEETVILQRVESSVLSNK
- the LOC107762637 gene encoding putative LRR receptor-like serine/threonine-protein kinase At1g07650 isoform X1 codes for the protein MSMMLLKSAFSSSLLLVFFTVYCLAATNSKSKLHPAEVKALKEIAKKLGKRDWDFNKDPCSGEGNWSVAVTVKGLESSVACDCSFNNNSTCHVTSIALKAQNISANVPPEFAQLRHLKQLDLSRNYLNGSIPSQWASLRLLGLSVMGNHLSGPFPKVLTKIPTLRNLSIEGNRFSGSIPPEIGNLVHMEKLVLSSNEFTGALPPTLDKLTNLTDLRISDNNFTGKIPKFISNWTKIEKLHIQGCSLEGPIPSAISSLTSLIDLRISDLKSGKSGFPPLDNLESMKVLILRKCLIHGEIPEYIGDMKKLKTLDLSFNSLSGEIPSSFVHLSKVDFMYLTGNKLTGPVPGWILSRNKNVDVSYNNFTWETTAPIECPRGSVNLVESYSALGQESRNKVHPCLKHDFPCSEPTNKQEYSLYINCGGKEVSIKNGTSRKTYEADLEARGASMYYSRHNWAFSSTGNFMDNDVDSDVYIDTNVSALLNVKAPEVELYKTARASPLSLTYYGQCLMNGNYTVKLHFAEIIFTNDTSFNSLGERIFDVYLQEKLVLKDFNIAKEAGGPAKPIVKTFSAAVTSHTLKIHFYWAGKGTTGIPVRGVYGPLISAISVDPNFTPPLPATQRSKIHVGILAGAIAGSLFLFLLIIGILYKTGCLGEKVSADKELQGLDLQAGLFTLRQIKAATKNFDPANKIGEGGFGSVYKGLLSDGTLIAVKQLSSKSKQGTREFLNEVGMISAVQHPNLVKLYGCCIQGNQLLLVYEYMENNCVSRALFGKGPICKMKLDWPTRRKICLGIARGLAYLHEESSMKIVHRDIKTSNILLDKDFNPKISDFGLAKLHEDDNTHISTRIAGTVGYMAPEYAMRGYLTSKADIYSYGVVALEIVSGKSNTNYRPAEDCVYLLDWAYVMQERGSILELVDPDLGSNYSAQEAMVVLNVALSCTNASPTLRPTMSQVVSMLEGQTLVQDVLSDPGISTTGSGFRSMRSHFWQTQSLSTDGTRTDSTVSIGDGEETVILQRVESSVLSNK
- the LOC107762637 gene encoding putative LRR receptor-like serine/threonine-protein kinase At1g07650 isoform X2 — translated: MSMMLLKSAFSSSLLLVFFTVYCLAATNSKSKLHPAEVKALKEIAKKLGKRDWDFNKDPCSGEGNWSVAVTVKGLESSVACDCSFNNNSTCHVTSIALKAQNISANVPPEFAQLRHLKQLDLSRNYLNGSIPSQWASLRLLGLSVMGNHLSGPFPKVLTKIPTLRNLSIEGNRFSGSIPPEIGNLVHMEKLVLSSNEFTGALPPTLDKLTNLTDLRISDNNFTGKIPKFISNWTKIEKLHIQGCSLEGPIPSAISSLTSLIDLRISDLKSGKSGFPPLDNLESMKVLILRKCLIHGEIPEYIGDMKKLKTLDLSFNSLSGEIPSSFVHLSKVDFMYLTGNKLTGPVPGWILSRNKNVDVSYNNFTWETTAPIECPRGSVNLVESYSALGQESNKVHPCLKHDFPCSEPTNKQEYSLYINCGGKEVSIKNGTSRKTYEADLEARGASMYYSRHNWAFSSTGNFMDNDVDSDVYIDTNVSALLNVKAPEVELYKTARASPLSLTYYGQCLMNGNYTVKLHFAEIIFTNDTSFNSLGERIFDVYLQEKLVLKDFNIAKEAGGPAKPIVKTFSAAVTSHTLKIHFYWAGKGTTGIPVRGVYGPLISAISVDPNFTPPLPATQRSKIHVGILAGAIAGSLFLFLLIIGILYKTGCLGEKVSADKELQGLDLQAGLFTLRQIKAATKNFDPANKIGEGGFGSVYKGLLSDGTLIAVKQLSSKSKQGTREFLNEVGMISAVQHPNLVKLYGCCIQGNQLLLVYEYMENNCVSRALFGKGPICKMKLDWPTRRKICLGIARGLAYLHEESSMKIVHRDIKTSNILLDKDFNPKISDFGLAKLHEDDNTHISTRIAGTVGYMAPEYAMRGYLTSKADIYSYGVVALEIVSGKSNTNYRPAEDCVYLLDWAYVMQERGSILELVDPDLGSNYSAQEAMVVLNVALSCTNASPTLRPTMSQVVSMLEGQTLVQDVLSDPGISTTGSGFRSMRSHFWQTQSLSTDGTRTDSTVSIGDGEETVILQRVESSVLSNK